The segment TTGGAAAAGACCTCTTATAACAGGTGTAATAACATTCCTTTAGAAAGAGAAGTTCTATTGAAGAGAGCACTTCATATAGTTAACTCAGGCGAGAAGGAGAACGTGACAATAAGGCTTATAGGTGGAGCGGCTATAGCTGCGATAGCCCAAGAGGGCACAAAGTTATTCCCTAGAACGTATAAGGACTTTGATTACTTCGGCTTATCATCACAGAGGAAGCAGATAACTGAGTTTCTACAAAGGGAGGGACTGGAGCCAGATAAGCGGTTCAACGCTCTTCATGGATATAACAGACTTCTTTTCTATGATGTGGAACTGAACGTTAACGTTGACGTCTTCTTAGACGAGTTTGTTATGTGCCATAAGCTATATCTCAAGGATAGGTTGAAAACCTACTTTCCTACGATCCCTCCATCAGATCTTCTCTTGACAAAGATGCAGATTATAAATCTAACAGAAAATGACAAGAAGGACATAGCAGCTCTACTTTATGACTTTAAGGTCTCAGATCGAGATTATGATCACGAACTTAACGCAAAATATATCGCAGAACTACTTTCTGATGATTGGGGGTTTTATAAGACATTTACAATAAACTACGAGAGAATGCTAGAATTTTTAAATAATATAAAGGAAGATCATAAAAAACGTATTTTAGATAACCTAAACGTTATAATGAAAGCAATAGAGGATCGTCCTAAATCGTTAAGATGGAAATTAAGGGCTAAAGTAGGAGAAAAAGTAAAATGGTACGAGGAGCCAGAGGAGGTTAAGTCTGCGGGGGGCGGGATTTGAACCCGCGCAGGACTACTCCAGTAGGGCCTAAGCCTACCCCCTTTGGCCTAGCTCGGGCACCCCCGCATATATCAGAAGTTATAGAACTTCCTTATAAAAAACTAGTCTCTTATCGTTTCAAGAATTGAGACAACGTTCCAGATTGATATTCTGGTCTGAGAGGGCATATTGGGATCCTGACTTATCTCATCAAGGATAGCAGTAGCGTTAGCAGCTCTAACTGCAGGGCTCAATGAGGGGTCTTGGAGATTTCTAATTGCATCACTCGCCGCCCTCCTTATGTTCCTAGGAACGCTTGTATCGTTAACTACCTTCTGAAGAAGGACTATAGCTTGTTTTATCTTGGCTTCGTTATCATAAAGGGTTGCCAACATTTTCACCCATTATACTTTTTATGCTACCAAATTTAGGTTTATGCTGACATTAATGTCTTCAGAGAAGAGCGTAAAGAAAGCGGCTGAGCTACTAAGACAAGGCGCCACAATGCTTAGTGAGTCCTGTCCAGAATGCAGTAGTCCTTTGTACAAATTGAGATCTGGAGAAATAGTATGTCCTATAC is part of the Metallosphaera cuprina Ar-4 genome and harbors:
- a CDS encoding UPF0147 family protein produces the protein MATLYDNEAKIKQAIVLLQKVVNDTSVPRNIRRAASDAIRNLQDPSLSPAVRAANATAILDEISQDPNMPSQTRISIWNVVSILETIRD